One stretch of Chiroxiphia lanceolata isolate bChiLan1 chromosome 1, bChiLan1.pri, whole genome shotgun sequence DNA includes these proteins:
- the LOC116782001 gene encoding epidermal retinol dehydrogenase 2-like: MNFFLETLKVIGLLVYYLLESLVFLVVPRRKKNVSGEIVLITGAASGVGRCLSLKFARLGATLVLWDVNQEGLKETVRLARENGAERVHSYICDISKRQDIYRVADQVKKEVGDVSILVNNAGIVTGKTFIDSPDSLVEKTMEVNTMAHFWTYKAFLPAMIATNHGHLVSMASAAGICGITRLSDYCSSKFAAVGFAESIDIEMRSLGKTGIKTTIVCPVVINTGMFDGVKTKWPRMLPVLDPEYVAEKIVTAVRQNQELLLIPHTILHALFALKSILPVKATVLLMDYFGVLHAMDTFKGRPKKE, from the exons ATGAACTTCTTCCTGGAAACATTAAAAGTCATCGGACTTCTTGTTTATTACTTACTGGAGTCACTGGTGTTCTTGGTTGTGCCTAGACGGAAGAAGAATGTTAGTGGTGAAATAGTATTAATAACAGGAGCAGCAAGTGGCGTTGGAAGATGCTTATCATTAAAGTTTGCCAGACTTGGAGCCACGTTGGTTCTATGGGATGTTAATCAAGAGGGGCTCAAGGAGACAGTCAGACTGGCCAGAGAAAATGGAGCAGAAAGAGTACACTCTTACATCTGTGATATTAGTAAGAGGCAGGATATCTACAGAGTAGCTGATCAG GTTAAAAAAGAGGTTGGCGATGTTAGCATCCTAGTCAACAATGCTGGTATTGTAACTGGGAAGACATTTATTGATTCTCCAGATTCACTTGTAGAAAAAACCATGGAAGTGAACACAATGGCACACTTCTGG ACTTACAAAGCCTTCCTCCCAGCAATGATTGCCACTAACCATGGACACTTGGTTAGCATGGCAAGCGCTGCAGGCATATGTGGAATCACTCGTCTTTCAG attaCTGTTCAAGTAAATTTGCAGCAGTTGGTTTTGCAGAGTCAATTGATATAGAGATGAGAAGTCTGGGAAAGACTGGTATTAAAACCACAATTGTGTGTCCTGTTGTCATAAACACAGGAATGTTTGATGGTGTTAAAACCAA gtGGCCACGTATGCTTCCTGTGCTGGATCCAGAGTATGTGGCTGAGAAGATAGTCACTGCTGTTCGGCAGAACCAAGAACTGTTGCTGATACCACACACCATCCTTCATGCattatttgctttgaaaag CATTCTACCAGTGAAAGCAACTGTTCTCCTTATGGACTATTTTGGAGTACTCCATGCAATGGATACCTTCAAAGGTCGACCAAAGAAGGagtaa